Within the Enterobacter roggenkampii genome, the region TGTTGCGCTCGAAGGCTCGCTGGATATGTATAAGCTCGATAACCACCGCTACCCAACGACCGAGCAGGGTCTGCAGGCGCTGGTGACCAAGCCTGAGATCGCGCCTATTCCCAACGGCTACCGCGCCGACGGCTATATTCGCCGCCTGCCGCAGGATCCGTGGGGCAACGATTATCTGCTCGTCAGCCCGGGTGAACACGGCGCCGTAGACGTCTTCTCTGCCGGTCCTGATGGCGAAGCCAACACCGCAGACGATATTACGAACTGGTCTCTGGATAAGAAAGAGAAATAATGAAGAATCAACGCGGCTTTACGTTGCTGGAAATTATTCTGGCGCTGGTGATATTTGCCAGTTGCGCCATGATGGTTGTCTCAACAATACCCTCACGCAGCGGTGCGGATATATTTGGTCAGCAATTAAAAGCCCTCGTTGATTATGGTTCAGACCGCGCGGTCATGGACGGAAATATTGTCGGGCTGGTGATCGCTACCGATAAATATCAGCTGGTCACGCTCGACGATAAAAACGGCGAACGTCACTGGGTGCCGTTATCCGCCGGCCGTATTACCACGAAGGGCGATTTCCCGGAAGAGATGCACGTGTCGCTCTCGCCTCAGCGTCTGGCGGCTAACGTCGAGGCCGACCCCCAGATCCTCTTTCTGCCGGACGGTGAGATTGGCCGTTTTACGCTGACGCTGCAAAGTTACGACAAACAGCATCACTTCCGCGTGGTGTCGCAGGGCGCGGCCCCGGTTTCGGTAGAGAACGATGACTAAAGGCAAGGTTAAGCAGAACGGGATGACGCTCCTGGAGGTGATGGTGGCGCTGGTCATTTTCTCCACCGCCGCGCTGGCGCTGATGAATTCTGTCTCCCTGAACGTGCGCTTCACCCACGGGCTGGCCGAAACGCTGCAGGCCAGCTGGGTTGCAGAAAATCAGCTGGCTGAAGCCCAGCTTAGCAAAACCGATTTTCCCGATGCCGAGGAGCAGGGGACGGAAATCATGGGGGGGCGCAGCTGGTACTGGCATAAGCAGCGGGTGAAAACCGCCAATAGCGGTTGGGCCAATGCCATCCGCGTTTACGCCGAAGGCGATAAAAGCCAGCCGGTCATTTCGCTTCAGATCATTGGGCCGGGAGAAGAGAGCAAGTGAAGACGAGTCGACGCCAGCGCGGTTTTACCCTGCTGGAGATCATGATTGCGCTGACCATTTTTGCGGTCATCAGCACCCTGGCCTGGCAAATTCTCGACGGCGCGATGCGCACCAGTTCGGCAACCGATACCCGCGCGGCGAAGCTTAATCAGCTTCAGCGTGCCTGGAGCCTGATGGAGCGCGATTTTTTCCAGCTGCAGGCGCGGGCGCCGCGCAACGCGCCGGATCTGTTTTTACAGGATGGCGATGCCGTGGAATTTACCACGCTGAACGGCGTGAGTGGCACGGTCCAGCTGGAGCGCGTGCGCTGGCGGCTGGAAGAAGGGCGTCTGTATCGCGACGTCTGGCCGGTGATTGACAGCCCGGCGGACGTCAAACCCGATGAAGTGCCTATCGTCAGCGAGGTGAAAGCGATGCAATGGCGGTTTTATCACCAGGGCTGGCAAAAAAGCTGGGGTGACTCTGCCCATCTGCCAGACGGCGTGGAGCTTACGCTGACCATGGAAAATGGCGACACCTGGCGCTGGGTGTTTACCACGCCGGGAGAGATACCAGAAGCGGCGGCACCGGCGGCAGAAAACGCGCCTGCCCCGCAAAATGCGCCTGCGCCGGACGTGAAGCCATGAGCCGGGTCCATCAGCAACGCGGTGTTGCCCTGCTGGTTGTACTGATCCTGTTGGTCATGATGTCGGCCCTGGCGGCCAAAATCAGCCAGCAGTTCTGCCGTAATTTGCAGAAAACCCACTATCAGGTGAGCCAGCAGCAGCTGCGCTGGGCAATGCAGGCGCAGGAAAAAGTGGTGAAAGACCGGTTGCAGAACGACGCCAGCGGCGAGAGCAAACCGCTCGACCCGGCGGGCGACTGGCACCAGCCGCTGGAGACGCAGGGTGAAGACTATACGGTGGTCAGCCAGGTCGACGACGCGCAGGACTGCTTCAACGTCAATAACCTGCTGGCCGCAGACAAAGTGGCTCAGGATCAAAATGCGTCAACCGTGCCGGAAAAACCGCGAAAAGAGAAGATTGTCGAGCAGATCCTGACGGACGGCGGCATCAGCCAGACGGCGGCGGAAGAAATTTATCAGCAGTTGGTGGATTATCTCGACGGCGACGCCACGACGGTGAAAGAGGGCGCGGAGATGGACGCCTGGTCTGGCGTAGTGCCGGCGCGTCAGCCTGCGAATCAGATGATGCGCACCCTTGCCGAGATCAAGCTGCTGCCGGCGTTTCCTGCTGCAGCGTACCCGAAAGTGAGCAAGCTCTTATGCGCGCTGCCGGACTCGGCCAGCAAGGTGGATGTCAATACTCTGACGCCGGAGCAGGCGCCCTTACTGGCAGCCCTGTTCCCGGGAAAACTCACCGCGGAAGATGCCGTACGCCTGATTGCGTCGCGGCCGGAAACCGGCTGGGAAAGTATGGACGTCTTCAGCAAAGCGCTGGAACAGGCCTTCCCGCAGTTGAAGGAAGAGTTGCCGCAGGTGGCCGGGCTGCTCTCCATCAACAGCCGGTATTTTCGCGTCAACTACACCGGCAATACCGATGAGTTAACGCTTCGCGTGGTGAGCCAGCTTCAGGTGAATAACGAAGCCGGTGAAATTGTGACGTGGCAACGTCGTTACCGAATGATTGAATAAGAAAAGTAGAACGCTATGAAACAGGTCCTTTTTGTTCGTCCCGACAGCCGTGAGGACGGGAAAATCATGTGGTGTGAGTCGGGAAGCGAACAGGTTACAACCCTGGACACCCCGCAGGCGCTGCATACCCTTGCCGACCATCCTCTTGCTGCGCGCGTGTGTCTGCTGCTGCCCGCCAGTGAGATGATCTTCCGCCACTTTACGCTGCCGAAGAAAATGGCGTCGCAGGCGACCGCCTTCTCGTGGATGGCGGAGGAGACTCTGATTGGTGAGGTGGACGATCTCCACTGGACGGTGCTGAACAAAAAAGGCGCCGAGGTGGACGCCGTGGCGATAGATTCCGCCCGCCTGCAGCAGTGGCTGACCCGCTTTCACGAGGCGGGGCTGAAGGTCATTCAGGTCCTGCCTGACGCCTGGCTGCTGCCGGTCACGGCGGGTGGAAGCACGCTGGTTGCGCGGGAAGAGAACTACTGGTTGCGCTTGTCGCCGCATATCGCCTGTAACGTTGAGGTTGGCCTGTTGCCGCTGCTGATGCAAAAAGCCGGAGAGGGCGAGGTCCGCTGCTACGGGGACATCCCGCCAGGCATTGAGGTTGACGAACAGCTGGCGGCAGAACATCCGCTGGTGCTGATCCAGCCGCAGTGGCGGGCGTGCCGCGTCAACGTGCTGCACGGTGCGTTCAGCGCGAAAGCGACCAGCGCGAGGGCGGCGAAAGGGATGAAGGCCGCCATCGCGGTGATGGGGCTTCTCTCTCTGGGCCTGCTGCTCGGCCCCCGCATCACCCTGGCGTGGATGCTGGCAGATCGGGAAAATCAGGTGCAGCAGGAGATGGTCGAGCTTTATCAACACCATTTTCCGAGTATGCGTCATCAGACCAACCTTAAGTACCATTTTGGACAGAACATCAAGAAGCAGCCAAAAGGCATTTTTTTGCAGATGGACGAACTGGAAAAGATCCGTCAGTCCGTTCCGTCGATGGAAATTACGCTGTTTGAATATGACGACACGCAGGGAGCTCTGACATTAAGCGTGAGTGCGCAAAACGCGCAGGCATTACAGGAATTCATTCATCAGGCCAGCCCGAATTTTGATTTTACGTTACAGCCTATTTCAAAGGACGCGCCGTATACGGCCATGATTACAGGGAAATATAAATGAAAGCGCGAATTGCACAGTTTACATCTCGTTATCAACAATACAGCACCAGAGAAAAATTCATTTTAAAAATAGCGGCGGGAGCTTTATGCAGCGCCGTCATCTATTACGCAGGGATAATTCCCCTGGATAACATGATAAAAAATAGCCAGGCGACGCTGGCGCGACAAATTGAAACGGTAAACTGGATGAAAACAGAAATTGATAAAAATCATCTGCCGGTGCTACAGGTGAAAACCGATAATCCACGCAGCGTGGTGGAGAATAGCGCGCATGAAATCAACCTGACGCTGACCGATATTCGTCAGGACGGTCAGACTCTGGCCTTTGTCGTGAACCGGGTCAACGTGTATGAATTAAAAAACTGGCTGCGAGAGATGAACCTCGCGTCAGGCGTCAGGCTGGAGAAAATGAACCTCACGCCCGTGGATCACCTGAGCGACGTGAAGGCCGAAATCCAGCTGACCTGGAAAAAAGTGGCATGAACGGGCTGATACTCGTCCGGGAGAGTTATCCCGTCGGGTTTGCCGCGATGAGCGGCGTATTCGGCGCGATCCTGGGGAGTTTTCTCGGCGTTGTGGTGGATCGCGTGCCGGGGATGGTGCTAGAGGAGGAGAGCCGCAGCAACCTGCTTTTCCCGGCGTCACACTGTCCCGTCTGCCAGCATGCTCTGCGCGCATGGGAGAACATCCCGCTGCTGAGCTGGCTGGCGCTGCGGGGACGCTGTCGTTGCTGCAAGTCGCCGATTCCGCTGCGGTTATTTTTACTCGAGCTGTTGACGGCGGTGTTCTTTGCCCTCACCGCCCGGTGGATACCGGACTTAGCATCCCTTTTCTCGCTGTGGGTGCTGGCGGCCTTTCTGCTGCCGCTGGCGATGATTGACGGACAGCACCAGCTGCTGCCCGACTGCCTGACGCAGCCGCTGCTCTGGGCCGGGCTGCTGTTCCACGCCTTCAGCCACGGGCTGCTCCTGCGTGATGCGCTGCTCGGCGCGGTGGCAGGCTATCTTTCGCTCTGGCTGGTGTACTGGGCGTTTCGTCTGCTTACCCGTCGGGAAGGGCTGGGCTACGGCGATTTCAAGCTGCTGGCGGCGCTGGGCGCCTGGTGCGGCTGGCAGTCACTGCCTGCGATTGAATTAATTGCCGCATTAAGTGGCATAGTGGGCTATTTGCTATTAAATAAATCGAATAAAAATAACCAAACCATCGCTTTCGGACCTTATCTGGCTTTTGCTGGAATAGCGCTCTATACCTGCCAGCTATTTGTGAATACCTATTAAATAACCGGGTCAAGTTTTTTTATCAATATTTTCGACGAGGAAAGAGAAGGACGACCTTTTATCCTCAGTGTATCGTAAAAGGCATAAGCTACACGGATTTTTAGCTTGTATCTTTTAATGGAGGAATACAACGCGTCTTTAAGGTTTGGATAACGGCTGTCTGCGTATTTAAAAACGCACTATGTGAATATCATTCCATGTTCTAAAGGAAGACATGGATCAATTTCGTTTACGAATAAATTTATCAGGAAAGAAAAATGAAATTTATTAAGCCTAAATATCTGGCGCTCTTTATTGCAGCGGCAACCGGTTCTGCATTCGCTGCTGCGCCAGGTGCGCCGACCATCGGCTCCGGCAATGACAAATTTGCGCTGGTCGAGGTGGATCAGGCCGCGCAGGATTACAACAGCCTCGTCAAGGTACATAACGACGGCGTGGATGTGAAAGTCGAGTGGAACGTGTGGAGCGGCGACGCGCCAACGTCTGCAAAAGTGCTGCTGGATGGTAAAACCGTGTGGACCGGCGCAGCTGGTGCAAGCGGCTCAGCCACCTTTAAAGTGAAAAAGGGCGGACGTTATCAGGAGCAGGTGGAAGTCTGTAATGCCAGCGGCTGTACCAAAAGCGCCAGCAAGCTGATCATCGTGGCGGACACCGACGGCAGCCATCTGCTGCCGCTGAACGCGCCGCTGCAGGAGAACAACAAAACGTTCGCCAAACATACTGATAAAGTGGTTGCGGCGTATTTCCCTGAATGGGGCGTTTACGATCGTAACTTCCCGGTTGATAAAATCCCGGCAGCTAACCTTAACCACATCCTCTATGGCTTCATTCCAATCTGTGGCGGCGACGGCATCAACGATGGCCTGAAAACCGTTGAAGGCGGTAACAGCTTCTCCGTACTGCAGCGCGACTGCGCGGGCCGTCCGGACTATACCGTCGCCATTCACGATCCGTGGGCTGCGCTGCAAAAACCGCAGTCTGGCGTCTCCAACTGGGACGACCCGTACAAAGGTAACTTTGGCCAGCTGATGGCGCTGAAAAAAGCGCATCCGGACCTGAAAGTGCTGCCATCCATCGGTGGCTGGACGCTGTCCGATCCGTTCTTCCACATGGGCGACCCGGCAATCCGTGCCCGCTTCGTCTCCTCTGTGAAAGATTTCCTGCAGACCTGGAAGTTCTTTGACGGTGTGGATATCGACTGGGAATTCCCTGGCGGCGGCGGCGTGAGCGAACACCTGGGTAACCCGCAGCAGGATAAAGCGACGTATACCGCCCTGATGCATGACCTGCGCACCATGCTGAACGAGCTGTCTGCACAGACTGGCCGTACCTATGAACTGACCAGCGCCATCGGTGCGGGCCGCGATAAGATTGAAGACGTGGATTACACCGCTGCTCAGCAGTACCTCGACCACATCTTCCTGATGAGCTATGACTTCTACGGTGGCTGGAGCAACACCGAGCTGGGCCACCAGGCCGCACTGCGCGCGCCGTCATGGCGTCCGGACACAAACTACACCACCGAGAACGGCGTGGACGCGCTGCTTGCTCAGGGCGTACAGCCAGGCAAGATCGTGGTGGGTGCGGGCATGTATGGCCGCGGCTGGACTGGCGTGCATGGCTACACCGGTGACAATCCATTCACGGGTACCGCAACCGGTATGGTGAAAGGTACCTGGGAACCTGGCGTGGTCGACTACCGTCAGATCGTTAACGAGTACAAAGGCAAGCCTGGCTGGGAATATGGTTACGACGCGAATGCTGAAGCGCCATATGTCTTCAATAAGTCTACCGGCGACCTGATCACCTATGAAGATGCACGCTCTACCGCCGCTAAAGGCAAGTATGTGCTGTCGAAAAACCTGGGCGGACTCTTTGCCTGGTCTATTGACTCTGATACCGGCGACATCCTGAACGCGATGAACGAAAGTCTGCTGGGCGGTTCTACCCCGGTCGATCCGGTCGTCACCAACCATGCGCCAATCGCGTCTTCTGCGGATCAGAAC harbors:
- the gspG gene encoding type II secretion system major pseudopilin GspG produces the protein MAIKTKRLARQAGFTLLELMVVIVILGVLASMVVPNLMGNKEKADAQKATSDIVALEGSLDMYKLDNHRYPTTEQGLQALVTKPEIAPIPNGYRADGYIRRLPQDPWGNDYLLVSPGEHGAVDVFSAGPDGEANTADDITNWSLDKKEK
- the gspH gene encoding type II secretion system minor pseudopilin GspH, whose amino-acid sequence is MKNQRGFTLLEIILALVIFASCAMMVVSTIPSRSGADIFGQQLKALVDYGSDRAVMDGNIVGLVIATDKYQLVTLDDKNGERHWVPLSAGRITTKGDFPEEMHVSLSPQRLAANVEADPQILFLPDGEIGRFTLTLQSYDKQHHFRVVSQGAAPVSVENDD
- the gspI gene encoding type II secretion system minor pseudopilin GspI, with the translated sequence MTKGKVKQNGMTLLEVMVALVIFSTAALALMNSVSLNVRFTHGLAETLQASWVAENQLAEAQLSKTDFPDAEEQGTEIMGGRSWYWHKQRVKTANSGWANAIRVYAEGDKSQPVISLQIIGPGEESK
- the gspJ gene encoding type II secretion system minor pseudopilin GspJ — encoded protein: MKTSRRQRGFTLLEIMIALTIFAVISTLAWQILDGAMRTSSATDTRAAKLNQLQRAWSLMERDFFQLQARAPRNAPDLFLQDGDAVEFTTLNGVSGTVQLERVRWRLEEGRLYRDVWPVIDSPADVKPDEVPIVSEVKAMQWRFYHQGWQKSWGDSAHLPDGVELTLTMENGDTWRWVFTTPGEIPEAAAPAAENAPAPQNAPAPDVKP
- the gspK gene encoding type II secretion system minor pseudopilin GspK — encoded protein: MSRVHQQRGVALLVVLILLVMMSALAAKISQQFCRNLQKTHYQVSQQQLRWAMQAQEKVVKDRLQNDASGESKPLDPAGDWHQPLETQGEDYTVVSQVDDAQDCFNVNNLLAADKVAQDQNASTVPEKPRKEKIVEQILTDGGISQTAAEEIYQQLVDYLDGDATTVKEGAEMDAWSGVVPARQPANQMMRTLAEIKLLPAFPAAAYPKVSKLLCALPDSASKVDVNTLTPEQAPLLAALFPGKLTAEDAVRLIASRPETGWESMDVFSKALEQAFPQLKEELPQVAGLLSINSRYFRVNYTGNTDELTLRVVSQLQVNNEAGEIVTWQRRYRMIE
- the gspL gene encoding type II secretion system protein GspL yields the protein MKQVLFVRPDSREDGKIMWCESGSEQVTTLDTPQALHTLADHPLAARVCLLLPASEMIFRHFTLPKKMASQATAFSWMAEETLIGEVDDLHWTVLNKKGAEVDAVAIDSARLQQWLTRFHEAGLKVIQVLPDAWLLPVTAGGSTLVAREENYWLRLSPHIACNVEVGLLPLLMQKAGEGEVRCYGDIPPGIEVDEQLAAEHPLVLIQPQWRACRVNVLHGAFSAKATSARAAKGMKAAIAVMGLLSLGLLLGPRITLAWMLADRENQVQQEMVELYQHHFPSMRHQTNLKYHFGQNIKKQPKGIFLQMDELEKIRQSVPSMEITLFEYDDTQGALTLSVSAQNAQALQEFIHQASPNFDFTLQPISKDAPYTAMITGKYK
- the gspM gene encoding type II secretion system protein GspM; translation: MKARIAQFTSRYQQYSTREKFILKIAAGALCSAVIYYAGIIPLDNMIKNSQATLARQIETVNWMKTEIDKNHLPVLQVKTDNPRSVVENSAHEINLTLTDIRQDGQTLAFVVNRVNVYELKNWLREMNLASGVRLEKMNLTPVDHLSDVKAEIQLTWKKVA
- a CDS encoding prepilin peptidase translates to MNGLILVRESYPVGFAAMSGVFGAILGSFLGVVVDRVPGMVLEEESRSNLLFPASHCPVCQHALRAWENIPLLSWLALRGRCRCCKSPIPLRLFLLELLTAVFFALTARWIPDLASLFSLWVLAAFLLPLAMIDGQHQLLPDCLTQPLLWAGLLFHAFSHGLLLRDALLGAVAGYLSLWLVYWAFRLLTRREGLGYGDFKLLAALGAWCGWQSLPAIELIAALSGIVGYLLLNKSNKNNQTIAFGPYLAFAGIALYTCQLFVNTY
- a CDS encoding glycosyl hydrolase family 18 protein; protein product: MKFIKPKYLALFIAAATGSAFAAAPGAPTIGSGNDKFALVEVDQAAQDYNSLVKVHNDGVDVKVEWNVWSGDAPTSAKVLLDGKTVWTGAAGASGSATFKVKKGGRYQEQVEVCNASGCTKSASKLIIVADTDGSHLLPLNAPLQENNKTFAKHTDKVVAAYFPEWGVYDRNFPVDKIPAANLNHILYGFIPICGGDGINDGLKTVEGGNSFSVLQRDCAGRPDYTVAIHDPWAALQKPQSGVSNWDDPYKGNFGQLMALKKAHPDLKVLPSIGGWTLSDPFFHMGDPAIRARFVSSVKDFLQTWKFFDGVDIDWEFPGGGGVSEHLGNPQQDKATYTALMHDLRTMLNELSAQTGRTYELTSAIGAGRDKIEDVDYTAAQQYLDHIFLMSYDFYGGWSNTELGHQAALRAPSWRPDTNYTTENGVDALLAQGVQPGKIVVGAGMYGRGWTGVHGYTGDNPFTGTATGMVKGTWEPGVVDYRQIVNEYKGKPGWEYGYDANAEAPYVFNKSTGDLITYEDARSTAAKGKYVLSKNLGGLFAWSIDSDTGDILNAMNESLLGGSTPVDPVVTNHAPIASSADQNVSGPATVTLDGSASSDPDGDAITYKWTQVSGPSVTLSNSTKAKATFNVAAATSDQTMVFRLTVTDAKGLSNAIDVQVVNKAPKANQAPVVNAMEAVTLQAGETYALHAQAVDPDGDAMTFSWSVPADMHATGTDTANVTITAPDVATTSTYTLSVVVGDGKTSVQSNVQVTVNPKPADVTPPSDEVTPPSDDVTPPSDEVTPPSDDVTPPSDEGSATGSCDAPVDANASKYAAWDASKIYNSGDTVSFDHLVWKAKYWTQGNQPGFGVDAWELVSNVKMNWRSDLVYNGGETTTYQGNVYRAKWWTRGDNPANSDVWVKEGPSTDCK